AAACGGTCATCGCCAATTGCCTGCGCCGCGTTCAGCGCCTCTGCGAGATCGCCCTCTTCCAGCACGCCCTGCTGCTGCATGCTGTGGCCCCAGACACCGGCATAACAGTCGGCCTGCAGCTCCATGCGAACTGAAAGTGCATTGACCTCTTTCTCGCTGGCATTTTGCTGCAGCTGACGCACTTTCGCCTCGGTGCCGAGCAGTTTTTGCACGTGGTGACCCACTTCATGGGCAATCACGTAACCCTGGGCAAAATCGCCGCCTGCGCCGAGTTTGTTTTTCATCTCATCGTAGAAGGAGAGATCGATATAGACCTTGCTGTCTGCCGGGCAATAGAACGGCCCCATGATTGACTGGCCCATGCCGCAGCCGGTATTGAACTGATTACGGTAGAGCACCAGCTTTGGCTGCTGGTACTGACGCCCCATTTTTTTGAACAGCTGCCCCCAGGTATCTTCCGTGGAAGCAAAAATCACGCTGGAGAAGCGCGCGGCCTCATCCTCTTTCGGGTTAACCGCCGCCTGCTGTGACGACGGCGCGCTGACGGGTTGCCCGGTCAACATGCCGGTTAAATCCACGCCGTAATAACTTGCTACCACCACAATCACCAGCAGGACTAACCCGCCTTTGCCCCGCGGCAGGCGGAAACCCCCGCCGCCCATTGAGGGGCCGCCCGACTGGCTCCGTCGGTCTTCTACGTTGTCACTCTCTCGTCGCCCTTGCCAGCGCATACTGCCTCCCTATGCCAATAATGGACTCTGTGTATATATGATCGTAGGCGGTTAGGGAAGGATTACCACTGGGAAAAAGACGTAAAAAAACCAGAGGATGCGGGCACCCTCTGGCTGAGACGTTAATGTAGGGGATCAGTCCAGTTTCACGCCCAGGCGGTGCGCGACGGCTTCATAGGCTTCGATCAGCCCGCCGAGGCTCTGGCGGAAGCGGTCTTTGTCCATTTTATCCAGCGTCTCTTTGTCCCACAGGCGGCTGCCGTCCGGGGAGAACTCATCGCCCAGCACCACTTCGCCGTTGAACAGGCCAAACTCCAGTTTGAAGTCGACGAGGATCAGGCCTGCGTCATCGAACAGCTTTTTCAGCACGTCGTTGGCTTTGTAGGAGAGTTCCTTCATGCGCGCCAGGTTCTCTTTGTTCACCCAGTTGAAGGTTTCGCAGTAGGATTCGTTGACCATCGGATCGTGCATGGCGTCGTTTTTCAAAAACAGGTCAAACAGCGGCGGATTAAGCTCAATGCCTTCTTCAATGCCCAGACGTTTCACCAGCGAGCCCGCGGCGCGGTTGCGGATCACGCACTCGACCGGCACCATATCCAGCTTTTTCACCAGACATTCGGTATCCGAGAGCAGCGCTTCCATCTGGGTCGGGATGCCGGCTTCGGCAAGCTTGGTCATAATGAAGTGGTTGAACTTGTTGTTCACCATGCCTTTACGATCAAACTGTTCAATGCGCGCGCCATCCCCTGCTGACGTATCGTTACGGAATTCGAGCACCAACAGGTCCGGGTTTTCGGTACTGTAGACGGTTTTCGCTTTGCCGCGATACAACTCAGCTTGCTTTTGCATTTTATTACTCCAGGTGTGATTACAAGGCTAATTGCACTATCTTACGCCGACGCACACGTTTGCGTCACGCTGATAAAAAAGGCCGGAGGTATTCCGGCCCTGGATCTTACTGGTTAAACGCGGCCTGGAAGGCGGCGACTAACGCGTCGTTCTGAGATTGCGTCAGGGTGTGGCCCTTCGGATCGATAAACTGGAGGCTGCTGCGGTTATCAAGGTCGCCGACCTGCAGTTTATAGTCGCCGGAGCTGAGACCCGGATCGCGCGCGCCCAGTGCCTGCCAGCCGCTGTCGGAGAGCGGTTTGTAGGTCACGGCCATGCTGCCGGTAGAACGGGTGCTGTCGGTCACTTTCATGCCCACTTTTTCCAGCACGTTCGGCAGGCGCTGCCAGACGATATTGAACGGACCGCGCACCACCAGCATCGGCAGACCGGTATCATCCGCGCCGCTCTGCACGTCGAGCGTGGTCACGCTGCGCTTCTCAGCGGCGTTCTGCGCATCGGTGGCGGTTTTATCGAGGCCAGCGGAGATAACGTTCAGCATTTCGGTGCTGTAGCGCTGCAGCGATGCGGTATCAGCAACCGGTTTACCCGCCTGCTCCAGGTTCACCAGCTTGACGACAACCGCCTGCTGATAGCCCTGCGGTTTCACCGCGATTTGATAGCGACCGCGATACTGCTGATCTTCATCCTGACGGTTCCACTCAACCCAATCGGTAGTCAGGGTCTGCGCGGCATCGTCGCGTTTGGCGATGGTGAAGTTTTTCGCCTGAATCAGGCTAACAACCTGCGGCCATAAGGTATTGCCGCGACCATTTTCTACCATCAGCGTGGCGGTATCGCCGTTGAACTGGGTACGCGCACCGGTCACCAGCGCCAGCGGCTGTGCCGGCGGGCGAATGTCCAGCGCTTTACCAACGGCACCGCTGCCGCTGGCGGAAGGGACATTGTAGTCCCCAGTCTGCACCGGCAGGATCAGCCCGGCGGGCGCATGAAGCTCAGCAAGCGGCGTAGCATCCAGATAGGATTCGTCGCCGCTGACCTGACGCTTGTAACGTGAATCGGAATTGCAGGCGGCGAGCAACATCACAAGTGAAACACTCGCTACCTTCGCCAGGCGCGACTTCTGTACTGAGTAAGCCATCAAATCTCCCTAAACTTTACAGCAGACCGGCATGCTTAAGCGCCGCACGAACCACCTCACGACCGTGGTCGGTAATCGGTGTCATCGGCAAACGCAGCGTATCGGTTGCCACAAGTCCCAACTCCTTACATGCCCATTTGACCGGGATCGGATTGGGTTCGACAAATAGTTTGTTGTGTAACGGCATCAGACGCTGGTTAATCGCGCGGGCGTCGGCAAACTGCCCTTCAGCGGCCAGTTTGCACATCTCGGCCATTTCGCGCGCCGCCACGTTAGTGGTGACGGAAATTACACCGTGACCGCCGAGCTGCATGAAGTCCATCGCAGTGGCGTCATCGCCGCTCAGCAGGATAAAGTCGTCTGAAACCAGCTCTTTGATCTGGTGAACGCGACTTAAGTTCCCGGTCGCTTCTTTAATACCGATAATATTTTTGACTTCCGCCAGACGGCCCACGGTTTCCGGCAGCATATCGCAGCCGGTACGCGACGGCACATTATACAGAATCTGCGGCAGGTCAGTATGTTCGGCGATGGCTTTGAAGTGCTGGAACAGACCTTCCTGCGTCGGGCGGTTGTAATAGGGGGTAACGGTGAGGCAGCCGACGATGCCGCTGTTATTGAAACGCTGCGTCAGGCTGATGGCTTCGGCGGTGGCGTTTGCGCCCGTGCCGGCAATAACAGGAATGCGCCCGTCAGCCAGCTCAACCGTCAGTTCAACCACATCGGCATGCTCGTCGTGGCTAAGGGTTGCGGATTCGCCGGTAGTCCCTACCGAAACGATCGCCGAGGTTCCACTGGCGACATGATAATCAATCAGTTTCTTCAGGCTTGACCGGCAGACTTTACCTTGCGAATCCATCGGCGTAATAAGCGCAACAATACTTCCCGTGAACATGGGCCATCCTCTGTGCAAACAAGAGCCTCAATGGTACGTGCGGTGCCGTAAGAAAAGCAAGAGACCTGACGGTCTGTGGCGGTTGTATGCCGGTTTTTTTTATGCTTTCCTTATGATTACCTCATGTTTGACAGGAAGCTCAGGTTTGACAACCTCATCACAACACTTTTTGGTTATCACTGCGCTGGGGCCGACCGGCCTGGCATTGTGAATACGATCACACGCCACGTCAGCAGCTACGGCTGTAATATCGAAGACAGCCGGCTGGCGATGCTGGGAGAAGAGTTCACGTTTATCATGCTGCTTTCAGGGTCGTGGAACGCCATCACCCTTATCGAATCGACCCTGCCGCTGAAAGGCGCCGAACTGGATCTGTTGATTGTGATGAAGCGCACCGAGGCTCGCCCGCGTCCTGATATGCCCGCCACCGTTTGGGTGCAGGTTGACGTACCGGATTCGCCCCATTTAATTGAACGCTTTACGGCGTTATTCGACGCTCACGAGATGAATATTGCCGAGCTGGTTTCCCGTACCCAGCCCGCCAGCGTCGATGGTGTTCCGCAACTCTTTATTCAGATTACCGCCCACAGCCCCGCCTCGCGGGATGCATCAAATATTGAGCAGGCGTTTCGGGCGCTCTGTACAGAATTGAATGCGCAAGGCAGTATAAACGTCGTCAACTATTCTCAGCATGATGAACAGGATGGAGTGAAGCAATGAATCCACTGAAAGCCGGTGATATCGCACCGAAATTTAGCTTGCCCGATCAGGACGGTGAACAAGTAAATTTAGCCGACTTCCAGGGACAGCGTGTTCTGGTCTATTTCTACCCGAAAGCCATGACACCGGGTTGTACCGTCCAGGCCTGCGGCCTGCGCGATAATATGGATGAGCTAAAAAAAGCAGGCGTAGAAGTTCTCGGTATCAGCACTGATAAACCGGAAAAACTCTCCCGCTTCGCCGAGAAAGAGCTGCTCAACTTTACCCTGCTGTCCGATGAAAGCCATGAAGTGTGCCAGCAGTTTGGCGTCTGGGGTGAGAAGACCTTTATGGGTAAAACCTACGACGGCATTCACCGCATCAGTTTTCTGATTGATGCCGCCGGCACCATCGAACATGTGTTTGATGATTTCAAAACCAGCAATCACCACGATATCGTCGTGAACTGGTTAAAAGAGAACGCCTAAACGTCCCCTCTTCTGCTGCGGGCAACCCGTCAGGGTCGCCCTCCTCTCCTGCTCTTCCTGTCGTCTTATCCGCTTATCACTTCATCTTCGCTGGCCAATGAATCCGGCCACGCGTGGATCACCGCTTTAATCAACGTTGCGAGCGGAATGGCAAAGAAAACGCCCCAGAAGCCCCACAGGCCGCCGAAAATCACCACCGACAGGATAATCACCAGCGGGTGCAGGTTAACCGCTTCCGAGAAGAGCACCGGCACCAGCAGGTTGCCATCCAGCCCCTGGATAATCAGATAGACCGCAAAGCAGCTCCAGAACTCGGTGCCCAGCCCGAACTGAAACAGCGCCACGCCAACCACCGGAATGGTCACCACAAACGCGCCGATATAGGGAATCAACACCGAGAAGCCCACCAGCACCGCCAGCAGCAGCGAGTAGTTGAGGCCAAAGAGAATAAACCCAATCCAGGTGGCGACGCCGACCACCACCATCTCCAGCACTTTGCCGCGAATATAGTTGGTGATCTGCTGATTCATCTCTTTCCACACCTGGCCTGCCAGCCCGCGGTTACGCGGTAGCACGCGGCGCACGGCGCTCAGCATCTGCTCTTTATCTTTCACCAGGAAGAAGACCATCAGCGGCACCAGCACCAGATAGACCGCAAGGGTAAGCAGCCCGACCAGCGAGGCGAGGGAGTATTTCACCACCGAGTCACCCATCGACAGCATGCGCGAGCGCATATTCTCTGCCATCGCATCAATGATGCCCGCGTCCATCAGCGCGGGATAACGGCGCGGCAGGGTGGCAGCAAAACCGGAGAGCTTGTTTAACATGCCGGGCATATCGCGGATCAGGTTGATCCCCTGCTGCCACGCAATCGGCATCACCACAAAAGCCATCACCAGCAGAATGCCGACGAACAACACCAGCACAATGCTTGCCGCCCAACTGCGCGAGCAGCCAATGCGTTGCAGGCGGGCCGTTGGCCACTCCAGCAGATAGGCAATCACCAGCGCAACAAGCAGCGGCGCGAGCAGGCCGCTAAAGAAGAAAAGAATGGTAAAACCGGCAAGCAGAATAACCAGCAGGGCAATCGCTTCGGGATCGCTGAAGCGACGGCGATACCACTGCGTCAACATTTCGAGCATAACGTTCCTTATTTCGCCTCACTGGCGGACGTTCAGAACGGGAAGTTTATCGAAATGTCACAAAAAAGACTTCGCTTTTCGTTCCCTTTGCGGGAAACATATCATTGCCGTGAATAAGATTTTCAATGACCATTAACGCGGCTACACTCGCAGGGCGGGTAAGCCGAATGGAACCCGGTTATCGTTGTGTCACCTCCAACACAGGAAAGAGGTTATGTTCAGGCAGTTGAAACGAACGCTGGTCGCAACCCTTATCGCCGCCCTTACCGCAGGCCAGGCTGCGCCGGTTTTTGCAGACTCGGCAGATAGCCTGCCGGATATGGGCACCTCGGCTGGCAGCACGCTCTCCATCGGCCAGGAGATGCAGATGGGCGACTTCTATGTGCGCCAGCTGCGCGGCAGCGCGCCGTTGATTAACGATCCGCTGCTGGTGCAGTACATCAATTCCCTCGGTATGCGGCTGGTCGCGCATGCCTACTCAGTGAAAACCCCTTTCCACTTCTACCTGGTGAATAACGACGAAATTAACGCCTTCGCCTTCTTTGGCGGCAACGTGGTGCTGCACTCTGCCCTCTTCCGTTACACGGATAATGAGAGCCAGCTCGCGTCGGTAATGGCGCACGAAATTTCGCACGTTACCCAGCGCCACCTTGCGCGCGCGATGGAAGATCAGAAAAGCAGCGCGCCGCTCACCTGGGCAGGCGCGCTGGGGTCGATTCTGCTGGCGATGGCCAGCCCGCAGGCGGGGATGGCGGCGCTGACCGGTACACTGGCCGGCACGCGGCAGGGGATGATCAGCTTTACGCAGCAGAATGAGCAGGAGGCGGACCGCATCGGCATTCAGGTGCTGCAACGCGCCGGTTTTGATCCGCAGGCGATGCCGACCTTCCTCGAAAAATTGCTCGATCAGTCCCGCTACTCCAGCCGACCGCCGGAAATTTTGCTGACGCACCCCCTGCCGGAGAGCCGACTGTCAGACGCCCGCAACCGCGCCAACCAGATGCGCCCGGTAGTGGTGCAATCTTCTGAATCGTTCTATATGGCAAAGGCCCGCACCCTGGGCATGTATAACTCAGGCCGTAACCAGCTGACCGACGATCTGCTCGACAGCTGGGCGAAAGGCAACGTGCGCGAGCAGCGCGCCGCGCAGTATGGCCGGGCACTGAAAGCGATGGAGGCGAAAGATTTTGCCGGGGCGCAGAAACTGTTGCAGCCGCTGCTGAGCGCGGATGCAAACAATGCCTGGTATCTCGATCTGGCGACGGATATCGACCTTGGCCTGAATAAAAGCGGCGAGGCGATTAAACGCCTGAATAGTGCCAGCGGGCTTAAGAACAGCCCGGTGCTGCAACTCAACCTGGCGAACGCTTACTTACAGGGCGGCCAGCCGGCACAGGCGGCGCAGATCCTCAATCGCTACACCTTCACCAATAAAGACGATATCAACGGCTGGGATCTGCTGGCGCAAACGGAAGCGGCGCTCGGCAACCGCGATCAGGAACTGGCGGCGCGTGCCGAAGGCCAGGCGCTGATCGGCAGGCTCGACCAGGCGATTACGCTGCTGAGCAGCGCCAGCGCGCAGGTGAAGCTTGGCAGCCTGCAACAGGCACGCTATGACGCGCGAATCGATCAGCTGCGCCAGATGCAGCAGCGCTTCCGCCCGTACGAAAAGATGTAATCAGGAGAGAAGATGTCAGACGCAGTAAAAATCTACCATAACCCACGCTGCTCCAAGAGCCGCGAAACCTTGAGCCTGCTGCAAGCCAACGGTGTTGACCCGGAGGTGGTGCTCTATCTGGAGACGCCGCCGGATGCGGCAACGATTAAACAGCTGTTGCAGTGGCTTGGCATGTCGAGCGCGCGGGAGTTGATGCGCACGAAAGAGGAGCTCTATAAATCGCTCAATCTCGGCGACAGTGCGTTGTCCGAAGCGGCGCTGGTGCAGGCGATGGTAGAGAATCCGAAATTGATCGAGCGACCCATCGTGGTCGCCAACGGTCAAGCACGCATTGGTCGCCCGCCGGAAAGCGTAATGGAGATCGTCGGGTAAGTGTGATTGCCGGGCCGTAGGCCACAAGCTTTTGTAGGCCGGAGAAGGCGGTGCGCCGCCATCCGGCCTACGCATCAGACCACAAGCCCTTGTAGGCCGGATAAGGCGGGACGCCGCCATCCGGCAGAAGAAGCACCTACAGCTGCAGAATATCTTTCACAAACGGGATGGTGAGCTTGCGCTGGGCGGTGATCGAAGCGCGATCCAGCTGATCGAGCGTGTCGAACAGCGTGCGCATCTCGCGATCCAACCTTTTCAGCAGAAAACGGCCGACATCTTCCGGCAGCTCAAAGCCGCGAATGCGCGCGCGCAGTTGCAGCGCCTGCAGTTTGTCCTCATCGGAGAGCGGCTGCAGCTTATAGATCTGCCCCCAGTCGAGACGCGAGGCCAGATCCGGCAAGCCGAGATTGAGCTGGCGCGGCGGCCGATCACCGGTGATCAGCAGGCGGGTTTTACCCTGCTCCAGAATACGGTTGTAGAGGTTAAAGATCGCCATCTCCCACGGCTCATCGCCCGCGATGCACTCGATATTATCGATGCAGACCAGCGACAGATGCTCCATCCCTTCCAGCACTTCCGGGACAAACCAGGTGCGTTTATCGAGCGGCACATAGCCCACGGCATCGCCGCGCTGGGAGAGTTCGGCGCAGGCGGCATGCAGCAGATGGCTGCGGCCCGCGCCTTCGCGTGACCAGAAATAGATATAACCGCTGTGCGCCTCGCGCAAAACGTTTTGTAACGCCGCCAGTAAGGAGGGGTTATCACCCGGCCAGAAACTCGCAAAGGTTTCATCATCGGGTAAAAATAATGGCAGGGAGAGCTGTGCCGGCGTGTTCAGAGGTACCTCAACAGGGCTTACAAAAAACGCAGTGAGTCTATCATAAAAATCGACGCCGTTTGAACCGGGCGCGAGGCCCGGTTCAATTCTGTGCGCTACTTACGGTTTCGCCTGCTCATTTTCTGGCGCATCCAGTATCACCTCTTCCGGACGCAGTACGCTAATCAGCTTGAAGATTAGGCTCAGGCCAACGCCGACAATGGTCGCCAGCGCCATCCCTTTCAGCTCTGCCGCGCCGATATGCACCTTCGCGCCGCTGACGCCGATAATCAGGATCACCGAGGTGAGGATCAGGTTTTGCGCTTTGCTGTAGTCCACTTTCGACTCAATCAGCACGCGGATCCCCGAAGCACCGATCACCCCGTAGAGCAGCAGCGACACGCCGCCCATTACCGGCACCGGAATGATCTGGATCGCCGCCGCCAGCTTGCCGACGCAGGAGAGCAGAATAGCGATAATCGCCGCGCCGCCAATCACCCAGGTGCTATAGACGCGGGTAATCGCCATCACGCCGATATTCTCACCGTAAGTGGTATTCGGCGTCGAACCGAAGAAGCCGGAGATCATCGTCGACAGGCCGTTGGCGAACATCGAGCGATGCAGGCCCGGGTCGCGGATCAGATCGCGTTTGACGATATTGGCCGTCACCACCAGATGCCCGACGTGCTCGGCAATTACCACCAGCGCCGCCGGCAGTATGGTGAAGATAGCGAACCACTCAAAGCGCGGGGTGTAGAAGGTTGGCAGCGCGAACCAGTGCGCCTGGGCGATAGGTGTGGTATCGACCACGCCCATGGCGAAGGAGAGCGCATAGCCCGCCAGCACGCCGATCAGAATCGGGATAATCGCCAGAAAACCGCGGAACAGCACTGAACCAAAGACCGTCACCGCCAGCGTCACCAGCGAAATAGTGATGGTTTTGCTGTCAGCGCTCTGCCCGTCTGCGGGCAGCAAGCCGGCCATATTCGCCGCTACGCCCGCTAACTCGAGGCCGATCACCGCCACAATGGCGCCCATTGCCGCAGGCGGGAACATCACGTCCAGCCAGCCGGTACCCGCTTTTTTGACAATCAGCGCCACCAGGCAGAAGAGCACGCCGCACATAATGAATCCGCCCAGCGCCACTTCATAACCCAGCGGCAACAGCAGCAGCACCGGCGAGATAAAAGCAAAGCTGGAGCCGAGGTAAGCGGGGATCTTCCCTTTACAGATAAAGATATAGAGCAGCGTGCCGACACCGTTAAACAGCAGCACGGTGGCCGGGTTGATATGAAACAGGATTGGCACCAGCACGGTTGCGCCAAACATGGCGAACAAGTGCTGCAAACTAAGCGGGATCGTCTGCAAAAGCGGCGGTCTTTCACTCACCCCGATAGCACGGCGCGTCATAGTGTTTTCCTCTGAGTGTTGTTGTTAATCTCCCCGTCCGGTGCGGCGGGCAGTGTTCTGTTTCCAAAAAAAAGCCGACTATCAAAGTCGGCTTTCATTGTGTTGTCAGTTACTTCGTCCCAAAAATCTTATCGCCGGCATCGCCGAGCCCCGGGATGATGTATCCCTGCTCGTTAAGACCCTGGTCGATAGATGCGGTATAGAGTTCGACATCCGGGTGCGCTTTCTCCAGCGCAGCGACGCCTTCCGGCGCGGCCACCAGCACCAGCACCTTAATAGTGGTGCAGCCGGCGTTTTTCAGCAGATCGATGGTGGCGATCATTGAACCGCCGGTCGCCAGCATCGGGTCAACCACCAGCGCCATACGCTCGTCGATGTTCGATACCAGTTTCTGGAAGTAAGGCACCGGCTCCAGCGTCTCTTCGTTGCGGTAGATACCGACAACGCTGATGCGCGCGCTTGGCACATGCTCCAGCACGCCTTCCATCATCCCCAGACCGGCACGCAGGATCGGCACCACGGTAATTTTCTTACCCTTGATCTGGTCGATCTCTACCGGGCCGTTCCAGCCTTCGATAGTCACCTTCTCGGTTTCCAGATCCGCAGTAGCTTCATAAGTCAGCAGGCTGCCTACTTCTGAGGCGAGTTCACGAAAGCGTTTGGTGCTGATGTCGTTCTCTCGCATCAGGCCCAGCTTGTGTTTGACGAGTGGGTGTTTTACTTCCACGACCTTCATACTCTTCTCCTTCCGCTGACAGGTGGCAACCACAAAAAAAATCGCCGGATTATACCGCTTTTTTCCCGTTTCGCTACAGGCAGCCGCTTGATCGCGATCAATTCAGCTGGAGAAGAGTATAAAACAATAATCGACCGCGCCCTGCAACAATGGACTCGCAAACGTTTGCCTTGGCTGTTAGAATTGCGCCGAATTTTTATTGCTACCGCTAGAAAACGCGTGGGGACAGAAGCAGTGACCGATAAAACCTCTCTCAGCTATAAAGATGCCGGTGTTGATATTGACGCGGGCAATGCTCTGGTAGACCGAATCAAAGGCGTGGT
This Kosakonia cowanii JCM 10956 = DSM 18146 DNA region includes the following protein-coding sequences:
- the bcp gene encoding thioredoxin-dependent thiol peroxidase, which encodes MNPLKAGDIAPKFSLPDQDGEQVNLADFQGQRVLVYFYPKAMTPGCTVQACGLRDNMDELKKAGVEVLGISTDKPEKLSRFAEKELLNFTLLSDESHEVCQQFGVWGEKTFMGKTYDGIHRISFLIDAAGTIEHVFDDFKTSNHHDIVVNWLKENA
- the purC gene encoding phosphoribosylaminoimidazolesuccinocarboxamide synthase; protein product: MQKQAELYRGKAKTVYSTENPDLLVLEFRNDTSAGDGARIEQFDRKGMVNNKFNHFIMTKLAEAGIPTQMEALLSDTECLVKKLDMVPVECVIRNRAAGSLVKRLGIEEGIELNPPLFDLFLKNDAMHDPMVNESYCETFNWVNKENLARMKELSYKANDVLKKLFDDAGLILVDFKLEFGLFNGEVVLGDEFSPDGSRLWDKETLDKMDKDRFRQSLGGLIEAYEAVAHRLGVKLD
- the uraA gene encoding uracil permease — encoded protein: MTRRAIGVSERPPLLQTIPLSLQHLFAMFGATVLVPILFHINPATVLLFNGVGTLLYIFICKGKIPAYLGSSFAFISPVLLLLPLGYEVALGGFIMCGVLFCLVALIVKKAGTGWLDVMFPPAAMGAIVAVIGLELAGVAANMAGLLPADGQSADSKTITISLVTLAVTVFGSVLFRGFLAIIPILIGVLAGYALSFAMGVVDTTPIAQAHWFALPTFYTPRFEWFAIFTILPAALVVIAEHVGHLVVTANIVKRDLIRDPGLHRSMFANGLSTMISGFFGSTPNTTYGENIGVMAITRVYSTWVIGGAAIIAILLSCVGKLAAAIQIIPVPVMGGVSLLLYGVIGASGIRVLIESKVDYSKAQNLILTSVILIIGVSGAKVHIGAAELKGMALATIVGVGLSLIFKLISVLRPEEVILDAPENEQAKP
- the dapA gene encoding 4-hydroxy-tetrahydrodipicolinate synthase, encoding MFTGSIVALITPMDSQGKVCRSSLKKLIDYHVASGTSAIVSVGTTGESATLSHDEHADVVELTVELADGRIPVIAGTGANATAEAISLTQRFNNSGIVGCLTVTPYYNRPTQEGLFQHFKAIAEHTDLPQILYNVPSRTGCDMLPETVGRLAEVKNIIGIKEATGNLSRVHQIKELVSDDFILLSGDDATAMDFMQLGGHGVISVTTNVAAREMAEMCKLAAEGQFADARAINQRLMPLHNKLFVEPNPIPVKWACKELGLVATDTLRLPMTPITDHGREVVRAALKHAGLL
- the upp gene encoding uracil phosphoribosyltransferase, yielding MKVVEVKHPLVKHKLGLMRENDISTKRFRELASEVGSLLTYEATADLETEKVTIEGWNGPVEIDQIKGKKITVVPILRAGLGMMEGVLEHVPSARISVVGIYRNEETLEPVPYFQKLVSNIDERMALVVDPMLATGGSMIATIDLLKNAGCTTIKVLVLVAAPEGVAALEKAHPDVELYTASIDQGLNEQGYIIPGLGDAGDKIFGTK
- the arsC gene encoding arsenate reductase (glutaredoxin) (This arsenate reductase requires both glutathione and glutaredoxin to convert arsenate to arsenite, after which the efflux transporter formed by ArsA and ArsB can extrude the arsenite from the cell, providing resistance.); its protein translation is MSDAVKIYHNPRCSKSRETLSLLQANGVDPEVVLYLETPPDAATIKQLLQWLGMSSARELMRTKEELYKSLNLGDSALSEAALVQAMVENPKLIERPIVVANGQARIGRPPESVMEIVG
- the bamC gene encoding outer membrane protein assembly factor BamC; the encoded protein is MAYSVQKSRLAKVASVSLVMLLAACNSDSRYKRQVSGDESYLDATPLAELHAPAGLILPVQTGDYNVPSASGSGAVGKALDIRPPAQPLALVTGARTQFNGDTATLMVENGRGNTLWPQVVSLIQAKNFTIAKRDDAAQTLTTDWVEWNRQDEDQQYRGRYQIAVKPQGYQQAVVVKLVNLEQAGKPVADTASLQRYSTEMLNVISAGLDKTATDAQNAAEKRSVTTLDVQSGADDTGLPMLVVRGPFNIVWQRLPNVLEKVGMKVTDSTRSTGSMAVTYKPLSDSGWQALGARDPGLSSGDYKLQVGDLDNRSSLQFIDPKGHTLTQSQNDALVAAFQAAFNQ
- a CDS encoding AI-2E family transporter; amino-acid sequence: MLEMLTQWYRRRFSDPEAIALLVILLAGFTILFFFSGLLAPLLVALVIAYLLEWPTARLQRIGCSRSWAASIVLVLFVGILLVMAFVVMPIAWQQGINLIRDMPGMLNKLSGFAATLPRRYPALMDAGIIDAMAENMRSRMLSMGDSVVKYSLASLVGLLTLAVYLVLVPLMVFFLVKDKEQMLSAVRRVLPRNRGLAGQVWKEMNQQITNYIRGKVLEMVVVGVATWIGFILFGLNYSLLLAVLVGFSVLIPYIGAFVVTIPVVGVALFQFGLGTEFWSCFAVYLIIQGLDGNLLVPVLFSEAVNLHPLVIILSVVIFGGLWGFWGVFFAIPLATLIKAVIHAWPDSLASEDEVISG
- the bepA gene encoding beta-barrel assembly-enhancing protease, translated to MFRQLKRTLVATLIAALTAGQAAPVFADSADSLPDMGTSAGSTLSIGQEMQMGDFYVRQLRGSAPLINDPLLVQYINSLGMRLVAHAYSVKTPFHFYLVNNDEINAFAFFGGNVVLHSALFRYTDNESQLASVMAHEISHVTQRHLARAMEDQKSSAPLTWAGALGSILLAMASPQAGMAALTGTLAGTRQGMISFTQQNEQEADRIGIQVLQRAGFDPQAMPTFLEKLLDQSRYSSRPPEILLTHPLPESRLSDARNRANQMRPVVVQSSESFYMAKARTLGMYNSGRNQLTDDLLDSWAKGNVREQRAAQYGRALKAMEAKDFAGAQKLLQPLLSADANNAWYLDLATDIDLGLNKSGEAIKRLNSASGLKNSPVLQLNLANAYLQGGQPAQAAQILNRYTFTNKDDINGWDLLAQTEAALGNRDQELAARAEGQALIGRLDQAITLLSSASAQVKLGSLQQARYDARIDQLRQMQQRFRPYEKM
- a CDS encoding DnaA inactivator Hda, with the protein product MNTPAQLSLPLFLPDDETFASFWPGDNPSLLAALQNVLREAHSGYIYFWSREGAGRSHLLHAACAELSQRGDAVGYVPLDKRTWFVPEVLEGMEHLSLVCIDNIECIAGDEPWEMAIFNLYNRILEQGKTRLLITGDRPPRQLNLGLPDLASRLDWGQIYKLQPLSDEDKLQALQLRARIRGFELPEDVGRFLLKRLDREMRTLFDTLDQLDRASITAQRKLTIPFVKDILQL